TCCCCAGCATGGAAGATTTGCTTCAGCTCGGCGAGCTTCGAGGTGGAGAACGGTAATCCGGAGGAAATGCTGCGAGGCAAAAACGACCTTTTGGGAGCTTTGACAAGAAGATCCGGCATCCGGATCATATTCCCACTCCTCAGCATCGATTCCCGGAAGTATTTGCCAGGCTCCAAGCCCCTGTTCACGTGCATGCCACCTGCCCGTGTCGTGGCACTATTATCGACACTGTAGCTAACTGGATAGTGTGGTGAGGCTGGGAAGCAGAGCAGTCGTGCTTCCCTGCAGAAAGATGAGAGGCGATCGGAGATGGCACCTTTAGCCACGAGCTGGGCAAAAAGGGTTGTTTCTGCAGCAGTTAAGGGTGAAACTTTGGATGTGAGCAGTGGTGGTATGGCAGGGCTGCTAGTGATTTGTTCAGTCCAGTAACGGACAAGGTATTCTTTGGGAGGGATTGAGTTGGCATCGCCGGCAAGGGAGTTAAAGTTGGCGGTGGTTCTCGCGGTGGTGGAAACAACCTATAACgggacaaaagagaaaatcagTGAGCGACTAGAAAGTTAGCATGATGCGACCGACCTAGGATAGTTCACCCCgtttaaaagatattaaaattcaatttacaaCTCAGTCATAAGACAAACAAAGCTACATCACAATCGCAATACGATGCCAAAcagacttggtcaaatatttatGCAGCATATACATGGGATATGGATGAAACTGCATTGAACGTGCAAATGGTCGTAAGCAAAGTAGCAAGAAGTTATTGCCCGCGAGATAACAAGAATGAAATCAACTTTTGAGGATAGAATAGATAGcatgataaatatttttaacaaatcCTTCAACTTATGTCCACAATCTGAATGATAatagtcatttttttctttgtcaataCATCATATCTGGCTTAGCATAAGTAATGGAGACTTACACTACGTCATAAAAACAAGCGAACACATAAATCTCCTATATATTATGGCATTATATATGTCTTTCACTTCGTGATTCGTGTTTCGCATGTCTCTTTTAACATATATAGGAACATAAACAAGATCAACGAACTATGAGTGTTAAATGCGAACTTCGTAAATAGGATGAGCAGTGATTATGGTGTGTGGAAGGGGAGGGAAGAGAGCTTGAGAAAACTAACATGGATTGACAACAGCAGGACGaggaagagggaaaagagagacaTTTTGATAAAACTGATCTCGCTCATTTCTTTAGAGGGAATGCTGATGTTGTTGGAGGGTTCGCTTGATTGAGCACGAAATTTATAGGACTTTTTATAGGActgatgggagagagagagagagagagagagagagagagagagagagagagagagagagattccctAGGACAAATGGATGAAACGAAAGAAACAAAACTTGTAGTGTTAGTTCAATCTGTAGTTAATTAGAGTTTCATATCAAATGTTCTCTGCCAAGCGAAAGAAATAAAACTTAATAGTTATTCTAGTTCAACTTGCAATTAACAAGTATCATATTCCGTTTAATTCTTAGACAAATCTGTAACGCCAATCGAGTAATTACTGTTGATACATAGGCTTGTACTTGCACAAATGGGGTGATTTGAACCTAAGGCTCGAGTGAGGTAT
The nucleotide sequence above comes from Eucalyptus grandis isolate ANBG69807.140 chromosome 2, ASM1654582v1, whole genome shotgun sequence. Encoded proteins:
- the LOC108957794 gene encoding polygalacturonase 1 beta-like protein 1 produces the protein MSEISFIKMSLFSLFLVLLLSIHVVSTTARTTANFNSLAGDANSIPPKEYLVRYWTEQITSSPAIPPLLTSKVSPLTAAETTLFAQLVAKGAISDRLSSFCREARLLCFPASPHYPVSYSVDNSATTRAGGMHVNRGLEPGKYFRESMLRSGNMIRMPDLLVKAPKRSFLPRSISSGLPFSTSKLAELKQIFHAGDDSNMEKIMMRTLSQCEQAPIQGETKRCVSSVEGMIDFATSILGHDIQLHSTESVEGSKREILIGRVKRLDGSKSSAPVACHETIFPYMVYYCHTFPTLRIYEADILDPVSKAKINHGIALCHMDTSIWSPNHEAFLALGSSPGRIEACHWVFGDYGVWTGAN